In the genome of Quercus robur chromosome 3, dhQueRobu3.1, whole genome shotgun sequence, one region contains:
- the LOC126718951 gene encoding nodulin-related protein 1-like — translation MDFLSDLQKKSNSFSETPLPEEKDDQNQNQSQNQNQHQHQHHQPSNSELMASAKLLAEAGQTAFSQGAGKVDKARAAGAAGDLLEAASSYGKLEETSYGKYVEKAETYLDQYGNPSSQSQSHSTTTDSKPHSAAGGGDHESEGNTEIGTGDYVKMAQGFLKK, via the coding sequence ATGGACTTTCTTTCAGATCTTCAGAAGAAATCCAACAGTTTTTCTGAGACTCCCCTCCCTGAAGAAAAGGAtgatcaaaaccaaaaccaaagccaaaaccaaaaccaacaccaacaccaacaccaccaaCCATCAAACTCTGAGCTCATGGCCAGTGCCAAGTTGTTAGCCGAGGCAGGCCAGACCGCTTTTAGCCAGGGAGCTGGCAAAGTTGACAAGGCCAGGGCAGCTGGAGCAGCTGGTGATCTTTTGGAAGCTGCCTCTAGCTATGGAAAGTTGGAAGAAACGAGCTATGGCAAGTATGTGGAAAAGGCTGAGACTTATCTCGACCAATATGGCAACCCCTCCTCCCAATCCCAATCCCATTCCACCACCACTGACTCAAAACCACACTCAGCTGCTGGTGGTGGTGATCATGAAAGTGAAGGCAATACTGAAATTGGGACTGGGGACTACGTGAAGATGGCTCAAGGTTTCTTGAAGAAATGA